A stretch of Corallococcus silvisoli DNA encodes these proteins:
- the efp gene encoding elongation factor P, with amino-acid sequence MAGFVDTSEFRNGLKIEIDGEPFVIEYFQHVKPGKGSAFVRTKIRSLLSGRMLEPTMKSGDKVGIPDIEQKDMEYLYSSGDEYYFMEKKTFEQTFITEKVLGEAKNFLKENTPVEVLYWNGKAISVGLPNSVDLKVTKCDPGVRGDTVSGAMKPATMETGFTVNVPLFINEGDVLKIDTREGGKYLTRVATAG; translated from the coding sequence ATGGCCGGTTTTGTCGACACGTCCGAGTTCCGCAATGGTTTGAAGATCGAGATCGACGGCGAGCCGTTCGTGATCGAGTACTTCCAGCACGTCAAGCCGGGCAAGGGCTCCGCGTTCGTGCGGACCAAGATTCGCAGCCTGCTCAGCGGTCGCATGCTGGAGCCCACCATGAAGTCCGGCGACAAGGTGGGCATCCCCGACATCGAGCAGAAGGACATGGAGTACCTCTACTCGTCCGGCGACGAGTACTACTTCATGGAGAAGAAGACCTTCGAGCAGACCTTCATCACGGAGAAGGTCCTGGGCGAGGCGAAGAACTTCCTCAAGGAGAACACCCCGGTGGAAGTCCTCTACTGGAATGGCAAGGCCATCTCCGTGGGGTTGCCGAACTCCGTGGACCTCAAGGTCACCAAGTGCGACCCGGGCGTGCGCGGCGACACCGTGTCCGGCGCGATGAAGCCCGCGACGATGGAGACCGGCTTCACGGTCAACGTTCCCCTGTTCATCAACGAGGGTGACGTGCTGAAGATCGACACGCGTGAAGGTGGCAAGTACCTCACCCGCGTGGCCACCGCGGGCTAG
- the accC gene encoding acetyl-CoA carboxylase biotin carboxylase subunit, whose amino-acid sequence MFKKVLVANRGEIALRVIRACRELGIATVAVHSTADANALHVRFADEAVCIGPPPSKESYLNVPQLLSAAEITRADAIHPGYGFLSENAEFAEVCENCKIRFIGPRPEMLRLMGNKVRARAAAREAGMPLLPGSPGTVKDPREAEAFAKEIGFPVILKAAAGGGGKGMKIVREPGVLAQAFSTAQAEALASFSNGDLYIERYVEKPRHIEIQIVADEHGNIIHLNERECSVQRRHQKLIEESPSPALTPELRQRMGEVSVAAMKKLRYNNVGTIEYLLDERGEFYFMEMNTRIQVEHPVTELVMGVDLVREQIRMAYGHPLRFKQEDVQIRGHAIECRVNAEDPVTFAPWPGKITGYSVPGGYGVRVDSAAYENYTVLPYYDSLLSKLIVHAEDRETAIRRMQRALSEYVVEGIRTNIPFHRAALAEESFQEGNYDTRFVERLLASETGSRRLKKAVEETP is encoded by the coding sequence GTGTTCAAGAAGGTACTGGTCGCCAACCGCGGGGAGATCGCCCTTCGGGTCATCCGCGCATGCCGTGAACTGGGTATCGCCACCGTGGCGGTGCACTCCACCGCCGACGCCAACGCGCTGCACGTGCGCTTCGCGGACGAGGCGGTCTGCATCGGGCCGCCCCCGTCCAAGGAGAGCTACCTCAACGTGCCGCAGCTGCTCTCCGCGGCGGAGATCACCCGCGCGGACGCCATCCACCCGGGCTACGGCTTCCTGTCGGAGAACGCCGAGTTCGCGGAGGTTTGCGAGAACTGCAAGATCCGCTTCATCGGGCCGCGTCCGGAGATGCTGCGGCTGATGGGCAACAAGGTGCGCGCGCGCGCCGCGGCCCGCGAGGCGGGCATGCCGCTCTTGCCCGGCAGCCCCGGCACGGTGAAGGATCCGCGCGAGGCGGAGGCGTTCGCCAAGGAGATTGGCTTCCCGGTCATCCTCAAGGCGGCGGCGGGGGGTGGCGGCAAGGGCATGAAGATCGTCCGCGAGCCGGGTGTGCTCGCGCAGGCGTTCTCCACCGCGCAGGCGGAGGCCCTGGCCAGCTTCTCCAACGGCGACCTCTACATCGAGCGGTACGTGGAGAAGCCGCGCCACATCGAGATTCAGATCGTCGCGGACGAGCACGGGAACATCATCCACCTCAACGAGCGTGAGTGTTCGGTGCAGCGCCGGCACCAGAAGCTCATCGAGGAGAGCCCGTCCCCCGCGCTCACGCCGGAGCTTCGCCAGCGCATGGGCGAGGTGTCCGTCGCCGCGATGAAGAAGCTCCGTTACAACAACGTGGGCACCATCGAGTACCTGCTCGACGAGCGCGGCGAGTTCTACTTCATGGAGATGAACACGCGCATCCAGGTGGAGCACCCCGTGACGGAGCTGGTCATGGGCGTGGACTTGGTGCGCGAGCAGATCCGCATGGCCTATGGACACCCGCTGCGCTTCAAGCAGGAGGACGTCCAGATCCGCGGGCACGCCATCGAGTGCCGGGTGAACGCGGAGGATCCCGTCACCTTCGCGCCGTGGCCGGGGAAGATCACCGGCTACAGCGTGCCGGGTGGTTACGGCGTGCGCGTGGATTCCGCCGCGTATGAGAACTACACGGTGCTGCCGTACTACGACAGCCTGCTGTCGAAGCTCATCGTGCACGCGGAGGACCGCGAGACGGCCATCCGCCGCATGCAGCGCGCGCTCTCCGAGTACGTGGTGGAGGGCATCCGCACCAACATCCCCTTCCACCGGGCGGCGTTGGCGGAGGAGTCGTTCCAGGAGGGCAACTACGACACGCGGTTCGTGGAGCGCCTGCTGGCGAGCGAGACCGGTTCCCGCCGGCTGAAGAAGGCCGTGGAAGAGACGCCGTAG
- the sgmX gene encoding type IV pili formation protein SgmX, giving the protein MDKNKIIEAAAKLVAKGAYDKAIKEYQKVLEVDPKDIRVLQKMGELYQKKNDNAQAAHFFTKVAESYSSDGFFLKAVALYKQVLKLNPNLLEVNLKLAELHQQLGLMSEAMAYFQIVANHYDKAGDTKSSLDTLKKMVDLDPENVASKIKLAELYARENMTKEAAQEFKRAAEYLKRNSRADDWLRVAERLSALEPENLQLAKELAASYLQRGDQKRALAKLQVCFKADGRDVETLTLLAQAFQGLGQVSKTVSVYKELAKIHQERGRTAESDGVWTQIELLDPQDPDLLARRGPVAEPEPEPAPMAAEPHEEAPAWSAPAAAAAPSRPAPAAPPAAVVPAAPAGMSREQLAKLLTETDVYVKYGLHDKALEHLRKVFSVDPENLDAHEKAYHIYVAANNDAQASEQLLNVLRLCTRRADVQRAQPYLATILQENPAHPEVPAFLSVLRAVGGMVAPVATPGVESLEEDAILVDSNEDEILVAEPPDDALAQPEGDELALAALSHGTDSDEIVDDEVAEATLSGEEAVMGEPISSSENTVYDLPPQDDLVTGSDEDSLVLADEPGLDGAGLDDEPLVAPDDSLAYPADSFGDTGGDEPMVLADDAGGMSLGDEDEPSPTRVLSPSRALLDEAAPDTRQLPTLGGGDDESLGDAGMGLGEDDDAPTRVGLAPLDVSSLDDAGLDEEFAPPEDAPYSGGMGLGDEDDDEPTAAHLVLAPLEGLSYDEPEPEPEALADAPEPEPEPEPEALADAPEPEAEPEEEPAAEECDEASFFLDQGLLEEAREILETVVIAFPGHVRAGELMARLEEMEAGGGAAPEDDAPSEPVSVPSVQPVTEASLDDGGGGDAFDLAAQLAGELDDLGGESLAAVPPAEEDFQYSVDEVFAEFKKGLAKVVKPEDVDTHYDLGIAYKEMGLLDDAVHEFDVARQGCVGTARELDCLTMIGMLHTLRGRPDESVQVFKEGLSNALAVGEVAKALGFELASAYDALNEPGKALFHFQRVASMDAKYRDVGSQVTRLSAVTAPEEDPLPRAGGKAPVTPAPVPAAGAPKARKVGYV; this is encoded by the coding sequence ATGGACAAGAACAAGATCATCGAAGCCGCCGCGAAGCTGGTCGCGAAGGGCGCGTACGACAAAGCCATCAAGGAGTACCAGAAGGTCCTGGAGGTCGACCCGAAGGACATCCGGGTCCTCCAGAAGATGGGGGAGCTGTACCAGAAGAAGAATGACAACGCGCAGGCGGCGCACTTCTTCACCAAGGTCGCGGAGAGCTACTCCTCGGACGGCTTCTTCCTCAAGGCCGTCGCCCTCTACAAGCAGGTCCTCAAGCTCAACCCGAACCTGCTCGAGGTGAACCTCAAGCTGGCGGAGCTGCACCAGCAGCTGGGGTTGATGTCGGAGGCGATGGCGTACTTCCAGATCGTCGCCAATCACTACGACAAGGCGGGCGACACCAAGTCGAGCCTCGACACCCTCAAGAAGATGGTGGATCTCGACCCGGAGAACGTGGCGTCGAAGATCAAGCTCGCGGAGCTGTACGCGCGCGAGAACATGACGAAGGAGGCGGCGCAGGAGTTCAAGCGCGCCGCGGAGTACCTGAAGCGCAACAGCCGCGCGGACGACTGGCTCCGCGTCGCGGAGCGCCTCTCCGCGCTGGAGCCTGAGAACCTGCAGCTCGCGAAGGAGCTGGCGGCGTCGTACCTGCAGCGCGGCGACCAGAAGCGCGCGCTCGCCAAGCTCCAGGTGTGCTTCAAGGCGGATGGCCGCGACGTGGAGACGCTGACGCTGCTGGCCCAGGCGTTCCAGGGGCTGGGCCAAGTCTCCAAGACGGTGTCCGTCTACAAGGAGCTCGCGAAGATCCACCAGGAGCGCGGCCGCACCGCCGAGTCCGACGGGGTGTGGACGCAGATTGAGCTGTTGGATCCGCAGGACCCGGATCTGCTCGCGCGCCGGGGGCCCGTCGCCGAACCGGAGCCCGAGCCCGCGCCGATGGCCGCGGAGCCGCATGAGGAGGCGCCCGCGTGGAGCGCTCCCGCCGCCGCGGCAGCGCCGTCCCGTCCCGCGCCCGCCGCGCCGCCCGCGGCCGTGGTACCGGCCGCGCCCGCGGGGATGAGCCGCGAGCAACTGGCCAAGCTGCTCACGGAGACGGACGTCTACGTGAAGTACGGGCTCCACGACAAAGCGCTCGAACACCTCCGCAAGGTGTTCTCGGTGGATCCGGAGAACCTGGACGCGCACGAGAAGGCGTACCACATCTACGTGGCCGCCAATAACGACGCGCAGGCGTCCGAGCAGCTGCTCAACGTGCTGCGCCTGTGCACGCGTCGCGCGGACGTGCAGCGCGCGCAGCCGTACCTGGCGACCATCCTCCAGGAGAACCCGGCGCATCCCGAGGTGCCCGCCTTCCTGTCCGTGCTGCGCGCGGTCGGGGGCATGGTGGCGCCGGTGGCGACGCCGGGCGTGGAGTCGCTGGAGGAGGACGCCATCCTGGTGGACTCCAACGAGGATGAGATCCTCGTCGCGGAGCCACCGGACGACGCGCTCGCGCAGCCCGAAGGCGACGAGCTGGCGCTGGCGGCGCTGAGCCACGGCACGGACTCGGACGAGATCGTCGACGACGAGGTCGCGGAGGCCACGCTCAGCGGCGAGGAAGCGGTGATGGGCGAGCCCATCAGCTCCTCCGAGAACACCGTCTACGACCTGCCCCCGCAGGATGACCTGGTGACGGGGTCCGACGAGGACTCGCTGGTGCTGGCGGACGAGCCGGGCCTGGACGGCGCCGGTCTGGACGACGAGCCGCTGGTCGCCCCGGACGACTCGCTGGCGTACCCGGCGGACTCCTTCGGGGACACGGGCGGCGACGAGCCCATGGTGCTCGCGGATGACGCGGGCGGCATGTCGCTGGGCGACGAGGACGAGCCGTCACCCACGCGCGTGCTGTCTCCGTCGCGGGCGCTGCTGGATGAAGCCGCGCCGGATACGCGGCAGCTGCCGACCCTGGGCGGGGGCGACGACGAGTCGCTTGGCGATGCCGGCATGGGGCTGGGCGAGGACGATGACGCGCCCACGCGTGTGGGCCTCGCGCCCCTGGACGTGTCCTCGCTGGACGACGCCGGGCTGGACGAGGAGTTCGCGCCCCCGGAGGACGCCCCGTACTCGGGCGGCATGGGGCTGGGCGACGAGGACGACGACGAGCCCACCGCCGCGCATCTGGTGCTCGCGCCGCTGGAGGGCCTGTCCTACGACGAGCCGGAGCCGGAGCCCGAGGCGCTGGCGGACGCGCCGGAACCCGAGCCGGAGCCGGAGCCCGAGGCGCTGGCGGACGCGCCGGAGCCCGAGGCCGAACCCGAGGAGGAGCCCGCCGCCGAGGAGTGCGACGAGGCGTCGTTCTTCCTGGACCAGGGGCTGCTGGAAGAGGCGCGGGAGATCCTGGAGACGGTGGTCATCGCGTTCCCGGGCCACGTGCGCGCCGGGGAGTTGATGGCGCGCCTGGAGGAGATGGAGGCCGGCGGTGGCGCGGCCCCCGAGGACGACGCTCCTTCGGAGCCCGTGTCGGTGCCCTCCGTGCAGCCGGTGACGGAGGCGTCGCTCGACGACGGCGGTGGCGGTGACGCGTTCGACCTCGCGGCGCAGCTGGCTGGCGAGCTGGACGACCTGGGCGGCGAGTCGCTGGCGGCGGTGCCCCCTGCCGAGGAGGACTTCCAGTACTCGGTGGACGAGGTCTTCGCCGAGTTCAAGAAGGGCCTGGCCAAGGTGGTGAAGCCCGAGGACGTGGACACGCACTACGACCTGGGCATCGCGTACAAGGAAATGGGCCTGCTGGACGACGCCGTCCACGAGTTCGACGTGGCCCGCCAGGGCTGCGTGGGCACTGCGCGCGAGCTGGACTGCCTGACGATGATTGGCATGCTGCACACACTGCGCGGCCGTCCGGACGAATCCGTGCAGGTGTTCAAGGAAGGGCTTTCCAACGCGCTCGCGGTGGGCGAGGTGGCCAAGGCGCTGGGCTTCGAGCTGGCGAGCGCCTACGACGCGCTCAACGAGCCGGGCAAGGCGCTCTTCCACTTCCAGCGTGTGGCCTCCATGGACGCGAAGTACCGCGACGTGGGGTCGCAGGTGACGCGGCTGTCGGCGGTGACCGCGCCGGAAGAGGACCCGCTGCCCCGTGCCGGAGGCAAGGCCCCCGTCACGCCCGCACCGGTTCCCGCGGCAGGCGCGCCGAAGGCTCGTAAAGTAGGGTACGTGTAG
- the accB gene encoding acetyl-CoA carboxylase biotin carboxyl carrier protein: MATKRKATRPAESSGAASGRDSGTTSLDVEALRQIVEILEASDVTRLVWTRGPEKLYIRRGHAPETTIVHHTAPSGPGVTVSPPVEYAAPVAQRAVPAVASAAPAAAQAEKPAEKPGHLVTSPFVGTFYRTPAPDQPAFVDVGTVVRKGQVLCIVEAMKLMNEIESEVSGKIAEVLVENGRPVEFGQALFRIEPA, from the coding sequence ATGGCAACGAAGCGCAAGGCAACCCGGCCGGCTGAGTCCTCGGGAGCGGCTTCCGGGCGAGACTCGGGAACCACGTCCCTGGACGTGGAGGCCCTCCGGCAGATCGTCGAAATCCTGGAGGCCTCGGACGTCACCCGCCTGGTGTGGACGCGGGGCCCGGAGAAGCTCTACATCCGCCGTGGTCACGCGCCGGAGACGACCATCGTGCACCACACGGCGCCTTCCGGCCCCGGGGTGACGGTGTCGCCGCCGGTCGAGTACGCCGCCCCCGTCGCGCAACGTGCGGTCCCCGCCGTGGCGTCCGCGGCTCCCGCCGCCGCGCAGGCGGAGAAGCCCGCGGAGAAGCCGGGTCACCTGGTGACGAGCCCCTTCGTGGGGACGTTCTACCGGACCCCCGCGCCCGACCAGCCCGCGTTCGTGGACGTGGGCACGGTGGTGCGCAAGGGGCAGGTGCTCTGCATCGTCGAAGCGATGAAGTTGATGAATGAAATCGAGTCCGAGGTCTCCGGCAAGATCGCCGAGGTCCTCGTGGAGAACGGTCGCCCGGTGGAGTTCGGCCAGGCGCTGTTCCGCATCGAGCCGGCCTGA
- a CDS encoding translocation/assembly module TamB domain-containing protein encodes MLLVVSGSILLLRQPFTWDAACTAARRHLPDLLGVDVGIGRCELDPLGSRVVLHGVSVFAPGSDTPLFAADEAEVGLGFLSPLSRRFMLGHVRVRHPRVTLDLSRPSTRPPSKDAACPLTPLARVGVGRMDITGAEVRLALPEGRSVEVENLDVGWVEHWGVMELEVGARQGLVRLGASGGELTLGRLAFTGALDPDEGLLDVERAEVALDDITATVSGRVETLCHPVLALDAQVFLPLRTLSQAKLLPRPATGHLWTRLSVTGKPAALVVGADLSASNLAYERYGPLSLNARLSYAGDRVRVESLEAPVGAGKVKLSGSLQLKPDLPVELSLQTEDASFGRILERAGVAGSWVDFPATATAHLTGTLLPRPSLSGPLDLRTGRFVLATRAFDAPARAGKTLLTFERGRAQTAVKLQGDRVSFTRLTVESGRSRVHGEVTLYFDTARGLDIQGNGELELSDFGHIAELPWSGRGSANYSIVGPYSDVKVDASLSLRDFVFWGFGLGVTQAKLSYSDGLLSFPSLTGQKGRTQYFGKAALTFARLLHLRLDVNVPQGRTEDLVDLVAGLSPSIAVIQGQFGGAASGRVEIDSPLEKLEGLVAFDLRDTTYLGRRLGAGSARMRFVDGKAMVLERTVLDGRLGRTWAEGTFTFAGGLDYRFGGENLSLGEAVGPETAEEMGIQGTLALAGTVAGTADKPDIQATLKGPRITFASRDLGAMDLALHQQGKALRITGRPFRDAQGSLSMTVKEPYLFESTLDLMLPEIKPLLPQVPVLAGVTGMLAGRVTLQGPLLQPDAYTVAATVRELSLARGDLRGRNQGPLVLVYAGGRLDVQPFRFSGASVDVTLGGWVGKRGMNMSLREGRMDVRLLEPLLPGMERVGGQLRVDAEATGTLDAPSVVGTAELSDVRMSMRDLPLTVRGMSGRLEMTGQRVLLEHLQAQVNEGQVSARGDIRLERFVPKRLALTLQLDAVPYRMTEDLPLTVSGLLQVVGPPTGPTVTGGLDIIKLRYQKPLDIESLLKTMQKKPQLAVGGGGDRARDPFFTWDVNVHFGDVRVDNNLAKARLLGDVRLTGTDVRPGLLGRVEAAEGSQAFFRNNLFTIEQGQLEFRDASGIDPVFEVQAQTSVREFVVKLHAFGRPANPLIVLSSEPVLTEGDILSLLTLGVTSADKDTAASASYGLAAEALFNVSGLDRQVRRFLPSNPVLRDLSLQIATTYNDATRQAEPTAQLESKFLSEQLKIGMTQPVSGRGTRARAEYRFDDRLSAQAQWDNENSQASFGNLGLELKLGWEVE; translated from the coding sequence ATGCTCCTCGTGGTGTCGGGGAGCATCCTGCTCTTGCGCCAGCCGTTCACCTGGGACGCCGCCTGCACGGCGGCGCGCAGGCACCTGCCGGACCTGCTGGGCGTGGACGTGGGCATTGGCCGGTGCGAGTTGGATCCGCTCGGCTCGCGCGTGGTGCTGCACGGCGTGTCGGTGTTCGCGCCGGGAAGCGATACGCCGCTGTTCGCCGCGGACGAAGCGGAGGTGGGGCTGGGCTTCCTGTCGCCCCTGTCCCGGCGCTTCATGCTGGGCCACGTGCGCGTGCGCCATCCGCGCGTGACGTTGGACCTGTCGCGGCCCTCCACGCGCCCGCCCTCCAAGGACGCGGCGTGCCCGCTCACGCCGCTGGCGCGCGTGGGCGTGGGGCGCATGGACATCACCGGCGCGGAGGTGCGGCTGGCCCTTCCGGAGGGCCGGAGCGTGGAGGTGGAGAACCTCGACGTGGGGTGGGTGGAGCACTGGGGCGTGATGGAGCTGGAGGTGGGCGCCCGGCAGGGGCTGGTGCGCCTGGGCGCGAGCGGCGGCGAGCTGACGCTGGGGCGGCTGGCCTTCACCGGCGCGTTGGATCCGGACGAGGGGCTGCTGGACGTGGAGCGCGCGGAGGTGGCGCTCGACGACATCACCGCCACGGTGTCCGGTCGCGTGGAGACGCTGTGCCACCCGGTGCTCGCGCTGGACGCGCAGGTGTTCCTGCCGCTGCGCACGCTGTCGCAGGCGAAGCTGCTGCCCAGGCCCGCCACCGGGCACCTGTGGACGCGGCTGTCCGTCACCGGGAAGCCCGCCGCGCTGGTGGTGGGCGCGGACCTGTCCGCGAGCAACCTGGCCTATGAGCGCTACGGTCCGCTGAGCCTCAACGCGCGCCTGTCGTACGCGGGGGACCGCGTGCGCGTGGAGTCGCTGGAGGCTCCCGTGGGCGCGGGCAAGGTGAAGCTCTCCGGCTCGCTCCAGCTCAAGCCGGACCTGCCGGTGGAGCTGTCGCTCCAGACGGAGGACGCGTCGTTCGGGCGCATCCTGGAGCGCGCGGGCGTGGCGGGCTCCTGGGTGGACTTCCCCGCGACCGCGACCGCGCACCTCACCGGGACGCTGCTGCCCCGGCCGTCCCTGTCCGGGCCGTTGGATTTGCGCACCGGCCGCTTCGTGCTGGCGACGCGCGCGTTCGACGCGCCGGCGCGCGCGGGCAAGACGCTGCTGACCTTCGAGCGGGGCCGCGCGCAGACGGCGGTGAAGCTCCAGGGGGACCGCGTGTCCTTCACCCGCCTCACGGTGGAGTCCGGCCGCTCGCGCGTGCACGGCGAGGTGACGCTCTACTTCGACACCGCGCGCGGGCTGGACATCCAGGGCAACGGCGAGCTGGAGCTGTCGGACTTCGGCCACATCGCGGAGCTGCCGTGGTCCGGACGCGGCTCGGCGAACTACTCCATCGTGGGGCCGTATTCGGACGTGAAGGTGGACGCGAGCCTGTCCCTGCGCGACTTCGTCTTCTGGGGCTTCGGCCTGGGCGTGACGCAGGCGAAGCTGTCGTATTCGGACGGGCTGCTGTCGTTCCCGTCGCTCACCGGCCAGAAGGGGCGCACGCAGTACTTCGGCAAGGCGGCGCTCACCTTCGCGCGCCTCTTGCACCTGCGCCTGGACGTGAACGTGCCCCAGGGCCGCACCGAGGACCTGGTGGACCTGGTGGCGGGCCTGAGTCCGTCCATCGCCGTCATCCAGGGCCAGTTCGGCGGCGCGGCGTCCGGGCGCGTGGAGATCGACAGCCCGCTGGAGAAGCTGGAGGGGCTGGTGGCCTTCGACTTGCGCGACACCACGTACCTGGGGCGCCGGCTGGGCGCGGGCTCCGCGCGGATGCGCTTCGTGGACGGCAAGGCGATGGTGCTGGAGCGCACCGTGTTGGACGGCCGGCTGGGGCGCACCTGGGCGGAGGGCACCTTCACCTTCGCGGGCGGGCTGGACTACCGCTTCGGCGGCGAGAACCTGTCGCTGGGCGAGGCCGTGGGCCCCGAGACGGCGGAGGAGATGGGCATCCAGGGCACGCTGGCGCTCGCGGGGACGGTGGCGGGCACGGCGGACAAGCCCGACATCCAGGCCACGCTGAAGGGGCCGCGCATCACGTTCGCCTCGCGCGACCTGGGCGCCATGGACCTGGCGCTGCACCAGCAGGGCAAGGCGCTGCGAATCACCGGGCGGCCGTTCCGCGACGCTCAGGGCTCCCTGTCGATGACGGTGAAGGAGCCCTATCTCTTCGAGTCGACGCTCGACCTGATGCTGCCGGAGATCAAGCCGCTGCTGCCGCAGGTCCCGGTGCTGGCCGGCGTCACCGGCATGCTCGCGGGCCGCGTGACGCTCCAGGGCCCGCTGTTGCAGCCCGACGCGTACACGGTGGCGGCCACGGTGCGGGAGCTGTCGCTCGCGCGGGGGGACCTGCGCGGCCGGAACCAGGGCCCGCTCGTGCTGGTGTACGCCGGGGGACGGCTGGACGTGCAGCCCTTCCGCTTCAGCGGCGCGTCCGTGGACGTGACCCTGGGCGGCTGGGTGGGCAAGCGCGGGATGAACATGAGCCTGCGCGAGGGCCGCATGGACGTACGCCTCCTGGAGCCGCTGTTGCCGGGCATGGAGCGCGTGGGCGGCCAGCTGCGCGTGGACGCGGAGGCCACCGGGACCCTGGATGCGCCCTCGGTGGTGGGCACCGCGGAGCTGTCCGACGTGCGGATGTCCATGCGCGACCTGCCGCTCACCGTGCGCGGCATGTCCGGCCGCCTGGAGATGACGGGCCAGCGCGTGCTCCTGGAGCACCTGCAGGCGCAGGTGAACGAGGGGCAGGTGTCCGCGCGCGGCGACATCCGGCTGGAGCGCTTCGTGCCCAAGCGGCTGGCGCTGACGCTGCAACTGGACGCGGTGCCGTACCGGATGACGGAGGACCTGCCGCTCACCGTGTCCGGCCTGCTGCAGGTGGTGGGTCCGCCCACCGGGCCCACCGTCACGGGGGGGCTGGACATCATCAAGCTGCGCTACCAGAAGCCGCTCGACATCGAATCGCTGCTCAAGACGATGCAGAAGAAGCCGCAGCTGGCGGTGGGCGGAGGGGGCGACCGGGCGAGGGACCCGTTCTTCACCTGGGACGTCAACGTGCACTTCGGCGACGTGCGCGTGGACAACAACCTGGCGAAGGCGCGGCTCTTGGGCGACGTGCGGCTCACCGGCACGGACGTGAGGCCGGGGCTGCTGGGCCGCGTGGAGGCGGCGGAGGGCAGCCAGGCGTTCTTCCGCAACAACCTCTTCACCATCGAGCAGGGGCAGCTGGAGTTCCGCGACGCGTCCGGCATCGACCCGGTCTTCGAGGTCCAGGCGCAGACGTCGGTGCGGGAGTTCGTGGTGAAGCTGCACGCGTTCGGCCGGCCGGCCAACCCCCTCATCGTGCTGTCCTCGGAGCCGGTGCTCACGGAGGGTGACATCCTCTCGCTGCTCACACTGGGCGTGACGAGCGCGGACAAGGACACGGCGGCGTCGGCGAGCTACGGTCTGGCCGCGGAGGCCCTCTTCAACGTGTCGGGCCTGGACCGGCAGGTGCGCCGCTTCCTGCCCAGCAACCCTGTTCTCAGGGACTTGTCCCTGCAGATCGCCACCACCTACAACGACGCCACCCGGCAGGCGGAGCCCACCGCACAACTGGAGTCGAAGTTCCTCTCCGAGCAGCTTAAAATCGGCATGACCCAGCCGGTGAGTGGGCGTGGCACCCGGGCACGCGCCGAGTACCGCTTCGACGACCGACTTTCCGCACAGGCCCAGTGGGACAACGAGAACAGCCAGGCGTCGTTCGGAAACCTCGGGCTCGAGCTCAAGCTGGGCTGGGAGGTCGAATAA
- a CDS encoding ExeA family protein, translating to MTTYLDFFELTQEPFSNAPVSRFYYNSAQHSQALTRLMHAVGYMKGLSILVGDIGAGKTTLARRMLDSLPESEYEAALLVIIHSGITAQWLLRRIALQLGVENPAQEKLALLSQLYQRLLQIYESGKKAVVLIDEAQMLETREIMEEFRGLLNLEVPERKLISFVFFGLPEIEKNLKLDPPLAQRVALRYKLEPFTAESTEAYVKHRLRLAGCPRMPFTPEALLAVHEHSGGTPRVINTLCDNALFEAFLARQESIDAALVHRIGTNLGLQGGSAASQAAERASAPATSLPRTANTKIDLAEIDRYLEGLGKL from the coding sequence ATGACGACCTACCTCGATTTCTTCGAACTCACCCAGGAGCCGTTCTCCAACGCTCCGGTGAGCCGCTTCTATTACAACTCCGCGCAGCACTCGCAGGCCCTCACCCGGCTGATGCACGCCGTGGGCTACATGAAGGGCCTGTCCATCCTCGTGGGCGACATCGGCGCGGGGAAGACGACGCTCGCGCGGCGCATGCTCGACTCGCTGCCAGAGTCCGAGTACGAGGCCGCGCTGCTCGTCATCATCCACTCGGGCATCACCGCCCAGTGGCTGCTGCGCCGCATCGCGCTCCAGCTGGGGGTGGAGAACCCCGCGCAGGAGAAGCTGGCGCTCCTGTCCCAGCTCTACCAGCGCCTGCTGCAAATCTATGAGTCCGGCAAGAAGGCCGTCGTCCTCATCGACGAGGCGCAGATGCTGGAGACGCGGGAGATCATGGAGGAGTTCCGGGGGCTGCTGAACCTGGAGGTCCCCGAGCGCAAGCTCATCTCCTTCGTCTTCTTCGGCCTGCCGGAGATTGAAAAGAACCTGAAGCTGGACCCGCCGCTCGCCCAGCGCGTGGCCCTCCGCTACAAGCTGGAGCCCTTCACGGCGGAGTCCACCGAGGCGTACGTGAAGCACCGGCTGAGGCTCGCCGGCTGCCCGCGCATGCCCTTCACGCCTGAGGCGCTGCTGGCGGTGCACGAGCACTCCGGCGGTACGCCGCGCGTCATCAACACCCTGTGCGACAACGCCCTCTTCGAGGCGTTCCTCGCGCGCCAGGAGTCCATCGACGCGGCGTTGGTGCACCGCATCGGGACGAACCTGGGGCTCCAGGGCGGCTCGGCCGCCTCCCAGGCAGCCGAGCGGGCGAGCGCGCCCGCCACGTCGCTGCCCCGGACGGCGAACACGAAAATCGACCTGGCGGAGATCGACCGCTACCTCGAGGGACTCGGTAAGCTCTAG